TTTCGAAGATCCAGATCACCGTTGGCGTTCATATCCTCGGTATCGGGATACCGGCCCTTGGCGTCGTTCTGATTGTTTTCCGTGCCGTTGGCTTGTTTCGGCGTCTTGCCCAAATCTCTGCCCTGAGGCTCGTAACTCCAATTGTCATAACTATACGGCTCCCCGGGATCCTTGACACCGTTCTGATTCAAATCCCAGAAATCGCCGCCGGCCTGCTGGGCAATGGGACTATCATCACTCATCCCGTCCAGACCGATATCCTCGCCGTCATCCAGCAGTCCGTTTCGGATCCCGTTCACCAGCTGGTCTTCGGTGTCAAACTCGCGGTTGGGAATAATATCCTCGGATATCTGCCCCATTTCAATATGCAGGTTCGCAGTCGTACTCGGCATATTTTTTATCCAGACTTCAATAAACTTGGTTTCCGTCTGGTTGGCCATACCCGAAGACAATGCTTTCTGAATACCGTTCCAGGACGAATCCGGAGCCTCGGCGGTTTCGCTGGGATGGAATTCCATTTTCAAAATATTGGTACGCTGGGCCACATTGGCATTCAAATCCTTGTTGGGCTTGATATACTGTATGGGATACTGTTCATACGGATTCCAATAATAAAGCCGACCGCGGTTGCTCAAATCGCGTTCTTCGTAATCATATTTGCCTTTCGGCGGCGATGCATAACTCCAGCCGCTTCGAATGATCTGCAGCGGGGTTTCGCGTTTCGACGCTTCAAAATCATCAATATAGGCGACACCATCGTGATCGCCGGTCTGATCATTGTTACGGGTATTCGGATTCGGGATAATCTGGGCGATTTCACCCTCGAATGTCAAAGTCGACGGTGCGCGCGTGTTTACAAACGGGATAAAATTCGCCATCTTTGTCAAAAAGAACGGCTCCAGCTGCAGCATGGTATTCAAATCCCAGATAAAATTACGCATGGGGCCCTTGCCCACCCGGATTTTTTGATCCATGGTGGATTCGTTCAGATACATTATCGTGGCGCCGATAAAAGAATCATCCCACAGGCCGTACTCCGCTCTGGCCCCAATATGGTGGTCTTGTCCACCTGAAACATTTTATTGCTTTCATAAGTGATTTCCAGATTGGCGTTCGCTGCTGTGGCCTGTTCATTCAGAATGCGCAGGGTACCGGTAAAATAGTCAATGGTATAATCGACATTGCGGGTGAGAGGCCGGCCGTTCAGCGTCACTTCCTCTGATTCTTCAATCACGTTCATCCCCAGATTGTATTCCGAGCTCTTGGTTTCCGACTTTATTTCAATGTAAAAGTCAGTCTGCTCATTGATCACATCCTGAACCGTGGTGTCATAGATAGCAGGAGCCAGTTTACCCTCAAGCATTTCGCGCAATTCAGGATCACCCGGATCAAACGGCCGCAAATGCGGGAACATGACCTCGCCGCGGGCATAGTTGATAATATTGGGATTGTTGTCGACAATATCATCAGGCTGATCCTCACCGCTCAAATTGGACTTGTCCAGGCCAAACGCGGTAAGCCAGGATATTTTTTTGCCTTTATACGTGACGGTTTCCTGAGGATCGCCGGCGGACGGTTTGTAATAGATATGTATTTCAAACCCGTCCTGGGGTATATTGCGTCCGCCCAGACTGTAAACGTTTTTCCATTCCAGCGGCCAGGTGGTATCACTGGGACGCGGATTTTTGGTCCGCAGCAGCCGCAGCTGAATCACCCGATCGATCTCTGAATTAAAATTAATATTTCCGCGTATTCGTCCGGAGCTGTCTTTATAGGCAACCGCCAATACCTGGCCTTCACGCAGTGACTGGTTCATGCGGATATAACCCAGCTGATCCTGGATATAGTACTCGTCCTTTTCCAGGCGACGAAAATAACCGCGGTAATGTTCTTCATCAACGATGGACGTGTCGCCTTCAATGATCACCATCTGATCCTGCTTGTCTTCAGGCGGCACCCAGGCCCAGCCGCGCCGGGAATCCGGGTATTTTTGCTGATAATTGGGTTCTGACAGATAAACCTCGATACGCGCGACACCGCGATCCGGATCTACAATAAAAGCGCCGTCTTCATTTCGATTCAAATATTGTTCTCGATAATAATCACTGAGAAAAAAATAGGTTCCGGTTTTATACCGGGAAATATCAATCTGTTTGGTTTCATCCGATGAACCGCCACTGATGGATAATTTTTTCTTTTCGCCTTTTTCCTGACTGATCACGGTGGTCAGACTCAACGGTCCAATTTTGGCGTCGGTTTTGATCCCAAACAAGCCGCTGCTCTTCATACTGGCGCGTACAAACCGGGTCCCGGGCAGGCTGATCGAGATATTACCGGCTTCGATCGATTTGATAATCTCGTCTTCATAGCCTTCATAATGCAGACCGATGCGGTTTTCAAAGTCAAAGGCACGCTCCGAATCCTGATCGATATCAATTGTCACTTTGTCCCCGACATGCCCGGACACATTGAATCTCTGAGTCTGCTCCATCTTGAACGAATTGTTAGAGCCGCGGTTCATGGCTGTCCGCACCTGGCTGCGGCTCTCATTTCGAAATCCGCCGTTGATATCAATATTTCCGGTCACATCCAGACCAACATTGCCGCCGCCGAAAATGCGCTGAAACGTCTTGCTCTTAATTTCCACCGGGATATCAATGCGAATGGCGCCGCCGCTTCCGTCCCGGCGTTCGTCTGTAAGAC
This genomic window from candidate division KSB1 bacterium contains:
- the sprA gene encoding cell surface protein SprA, whose amino-acid sequence is MALIQTFINQRVSLYFLAFMGMFASSGMLFADTADDSSAKAKDYIGLRVRSRASDPRVTLESRHSFTGLHKDGLRSPYLSNNLSSLKRTVEIDSTGENINFQETLGEVPVRIPRYMTLEQYVRERRERYFHEQLVQTTLSRLTDERRDGSGGAIRIDIPVEIKSKTFQRIFGGGNVGLDVTGNIDINGGFRNESRSQVRTAMNRGSNNSFKMEQTQRFNVSGHVGDKVTIDIDQDSERAFDFENRIGLHYEGYEDEIIKSIEAGNISISLPGTRFVRASMKSSGLFGIKTDAKIGPLSLTTVISQEKGEKKKLSISGGSSDETKQIDISRYKTGTYFFLSDYYREQYLNRNEDGAFIVDPDRGVARIEVYLSEPNYQQKYPDSRRGWAWVPPEDKQDQMVIIEGDTSIVDEEHYRGYFRRLEKDEYYIQDQLGYIRMNQSLREGQVLAVAYKDSSGRIRGNINFNSEIDRVIQLRLLRTKNPRPSDTTWPLEWKNVYSLGGRNIPQDGFEIHIYYKPSAGDPQETVTYKGKKISWLTAFGLDKSNLSGEDQPDDIVDNNPNIINYARGEVMFPHLRPFDPGDPELREMLEGKLAPAIYDTTVQDVINEQTDFYIEIKSETKSSEYNLGMNVIEESEEVTLNGRPLTRNVDYTIDYFTGTLRILNEQATAANANLEITYESNKMFQVDKTTILGPERSTACGMILLSAPR